One genomic window of Verrucomicrobiia bacterium includes the following:
- a CDS encoding sugar phosphate isomerase/epimerase family protein, with amino-acid sequence MRFGINSFLYVSPFVTESTKLFKQFKKWGFETVEIPVEDPSHIDPAKLKAEAAKAGIAIGSICACMGPGRDFRGTAEEQKVATDYVMTLIDQASAMGCPRIIGPIYSVVGKADAVEPAQQKVEFDLVVKNLKPIAKYAESKGVLLCIEPLNRFETDFLNTCDKGLKLIKAIGSKAVTLHLDTFHMNIEEKNQAAAILKAGKNLGHFHACGSDRGTPGGDHIDWKPIVAALKKINYQGDVVIESFTTDVKVIARAAAIWRKIEPNRNDIAVKGLANLKKFFKKK; translated from the coding sequence ATGAGATTTGGCATCAATTCATTCCTTTACGTTTCACCGTTCGTCACGGAGAGCACCAAGCTCTTCAAGCAATTCAAGAAATGGGGCTTCGAGACCGTGGAGATCCCGGTGGAAGATCCTTCCCACATCGATCCGGCCAAGCTGAAGGCGGAAGCGGCTAAGGCGGGCATCGCCATCGGTTCCATCTGCGCGTGCATGGGCCCGGGACGTGATTTCCGCGGGACTGCTGAAGAACAGAAGGTGGCGACGGATTATGTGATGACCCTGATCGATCAAGCCTCTGCCATGGGTTGCCCGCGCATCATCGGTCCCATCTACTCCGTGGTGGGAAAGGCGGATGCGGTGGAACCGGCGCAACAGAAGGTGGAGTTCGACCTCGTGGTGAAGAACCTCAAGCCGATCGCGAAGTATGCCGAATCCAAGGGCGTGCTGCTGTGCATCGAACCGTTGAACCGTTTTGAAACGGACTTCCTCAATACGTGCGACAAGGGCTTGAAGCTCATCAAGGCCATCGGCAGCAAGGCGGTGACGCTGCATCTCGATACGTTCCACATGAACATCGAGGAGAAGAACCAGGCGGCGGCCATCCTCAAGGCGGGCAAGAACCTCGGTCACTTCCATGCGTGCGGCAGCGATCGTGGCACGCCGGGTGGCGATCATATCGACTGGAAGCCGATCGTGGCCGCGCTGAAGAAAATCAATTATCAGGGTGACGTGGTGATCGAGTCCTTCACGACGGATGTGAAGGTCATCGCCCGCGCGGCGGCCATCTGGCGCAAGATCGAGCCGAACCGCAATGACATCGCGGTGAAGGGCCTGGCGAACTTGAAGAAGTTCTTCAAGAAGAAGTAA
- a CDS encoding PVC-type heme-binding CxxCH protein translates to MNVRHLFASLLFLGGTLAAFGQGKQLTGVYAPTASEPLPPAEAQKKFTVPEGFEVRLFASEPMVVNPVAMTWDERGRLWVVELYEYPLGAPKGAKPRDTVKILEDTDGDGRADKVTTFADGLNLATAIILGNGGAYVGQAPHLLFLKDTNGDDKADTSEVVMTGFGLEDRHELLNGFTWGPDGHLYMTHGVFTHSLVKDPKKPNDPGVVMNAAVARWHPQTRKFEVFADGTSNPWGVDFDRAGNAFVSACVIDHLFHMAPGGQFVRQGGIWANPYGYADMHSPRGGLASIVDHKHFRAAYCGVQVYQGNQYPQSYTGKIFMGNIHDSSVHMDELKPNGSSFTASDRPDFVRANDGWFRPISIQTGPDGNIWLGDWYDKYPCYQNARADPEGVDRTYGRIWRVVYTGKEKGKPIMSRPSKDMNLAKLPSAELVKLLAHSNVWQRRTAQQFLNERRDNTVMGHLQQLFKNGTTLEARLAALWTMHSSGYLNDDVLLAAGTDREPAIRNWCARLIGERNVGTKDEITALETLAKDPDPSVRLAVATAVRQFTSGSLTVNTPPAKQVDLGDVIPNLIEASRDGKDPLIPFMIWFAAEPLIPEAVDVAFQWTVESAAKNMPLSGQLTQKLMRRVCDLNKPELLVQATEVIGKLLDQDAALTVAALNGLLEGQKGKAIVPSGDTTAVLNKLLASSDAQVKERAQRLGTLWGNAAAVQGSVKLVNDQSATIEKRREAMQVVRQLKNQAARDAFLQVISVKNPDSLAMEALRALAEIGGDALPNEILARWGNFTPPVRRAAADIMTTRDRWASTLLSALEQKQVATTDVSATGIRTMMRSQADYGMLARRAQLVFGRVRDADADKTKLIAAKRKMILDSKKQPDLKAGHEIAQRTCFTCHKLYGEGADVGPDLTGVGRSSLNALLANIIDPNQIIGAGYENVEIETKDDRIVAGRIIENNDARVKILSAGPKEDIVAKSDIKTMRVSELSVMPEGLEQMSDEDFRNMIAYLLNPPQEKKPFTWLEEDALPEGKPAEKKTEAAPQPKGKPVSEIKYKEVDWESVSHWNPEWRVEAPDFEATPNRLTDYAGKQNVLITHPYTKEKGAALVRKFAVPAGQKTRLLFDVLAHEKGDWDLVVLANGKELEKRLIKGSKDQWQAIDINLTPLAGQTVELRLENRANNWAWEFGFWTSPKIESAPLTAATR, encoded by the coding sequence ATGAATGTCCGTCATCTCTTTGCCTCATTGCTGTTCTTGGGTGGAACGCTCGCTGCGTTCGGCCAGGGCAAACAACTCACCGGCGTTTACGCGCCGACTGCTTCAGAGCCCCTGCCGCCCGCTGAAGCGCAGAAGAAATTCACCGTGCCAGAAGGCTTCGAGGTGCGCCTCTTCGCCTCCGAGCCTATGGTCGTGAATCCCGTGGCGATGACTTGGGATGAACGTGGCCGCCTCTGGGTGGTGGAACTCTACGAATACCCCCTCGGCGCTCCGAAAGGCGCGAAGCCCCGTGATACCGTAAAGATTCTCGAAGACACCGATGGCGATGGCCGCGCCGACAAGGTGACCACCTTCGCTGATGGCCTGAACCTCGCCACCGCCATCATCCTCGGCAACGGCGGTGCCTACGTGGGCCAAGCCCCTCACCTGCTCTTCCTGAAAGATACGAACGGTGACGACAAAGCCGACACCAGCGAAGTCGTCATGACCGGCTTCGGCCTCGAGGACCGTCACGAATTGCTGAACGGTTTCACTTGGGGACCGGATGGTCATCTCTACATGACTCACGGCGTCTTCACGCATTCTCTCGTGAAAGATCCGAAAAAGCCGAATGACCCCGGCGTGGTGATGAACGCCGCCGTGGCGCGTTGGCATCCGCAGACGCGCAAGTTCGAGGTGTTCGCCGACGGCACCAGCAATCCTTGGGGCGTGGACTTCGATCGCGCGGGCAATGCTTTCGTCAGCGCCTGCGTCATCGATCACCTCTTCCACATGGCTCCCGGTGGCCAGTTCGTCCGCCAAGGCGGCATCTGGGCGAATCCCTACGGCTATGCCGACATGCACTCACCGCGCGGCGGTCTGGCGAGCATTGTGGATCACAAACATTTCCGCGCCGCCTACTGCGGTGTGCAGGTCTATCAGGGCAACCAATATCCCCAGTCCTACACGGGTAAGATTTTCATGGGCAACATCCATGACAGCTCCGTGCATATGGATGAACTCAAGCCCAACGGCTCCAGCTTCACCGCCAGTGACCGTCCTGATTTCGTTCGCGCGAATGACGGCTGGTTCCGCCCCATCAGCATTCAAACCGGTCCTGACGGCAACATCTGGCTCGGTGACTGGTATGACAAGTATCCGTGCTACCAGAACGCCCGTGCCGACCCAGAGGGTGTGGACCGCACCTACGGCCGCATCTGGCGCGTCGTTTACACCGGCAAGGAAAAGGGCAAACCCATCATGAGCCGCCCGAGCAAAGACATGAACCTCGCCAAGCTCCCGAGCGCAGAACTCGTGAAGCTCCTCGCTCATTCGAACGTCTGGCAACGCCGCACTGCTCAACAATTCCTCAACGAACGTCGCGACAACACCGTGATGGGCCACCTGCAGCAGTTGTTCAAGAACGGCACCACACTCGAAGCCCGCCTGGCCGCCCTCTGGACCATGCACAGCTCCGGTTACTTGAATGATGACGTGCTGCTCGCCGCGGGCACCGATCGCGAACCCGCGATCCGTAATTGGTGCGCCCGCCTCATCGGTGAACGCAATGTCGGCACGAAGGATGAGATCACCGCACTCGAAACACTCGCAAAAGACCCCGATCCATCTGTACGTTTGGCTGTCGCCACAGCTGTGCGCCAGTTCACCAGCGGTTCACTCACCGTGAATACTCCGCCTGCCAAGCAAGTGGACCTGGGCGATGTCATCCCAAACCTCATCGAAGCCTCGCGCGATGGCAAAGACCCGCTCATCCCCTTCATGATCTGGTTTGCCGCGGAACCGCTCATCCCGGAAGCAGTCGATGTCGCCTTCCAATGGACCGTCGAAAGCGCAGCCAAGAACATGCCCCTCTCCGGCCAGCTCACGCAAAAGCTCATGCGCCGCGTTTGCGACCTGAACAAGCCGGAGTTGCTCGTGCAAGCCACCGAGGTTATCGGCAAGCTGCTTGATCAGGATGCCGCCCTCACCGTCGCCGCCCTGAACGGCTTGCTCGAAGGCCAAAAGGGCAAAGCCATCGTCCCCTCCGGCGATACGACTGCGGTGCTGAACAAACTCCTCGCCAGCAGCGATGCGCAAGTGAAAGAGCGTGCTCAACGTCTCGGCACTCTCTGGGGCAATGCCGCCGCCGTGCAAGGTAGCGTGAAATTGGTGAATGACCAGAGCGCCACGATCGAGAAACGTCGTGAAGCAATGCAGGTCGTCCGCCAGCTTAAGAACCAGGCCGCGCGAGATGCTTTCCTCCAAGTCATCAGCGTGAAAAATCCCGACTCTCTCGCCATGGAAGCCTTACGCGCCTTGGCCGAGATCGGCGGCGATGCCTTGCCGAACGAGATTCTCGCGCGCTGGGGCAACTTCACTCCGCCCGTCCGTCGTGCGGCTGCCGACATCATGACCACCCGCGATCGCTGGGCTTCCACCCTTCTCTCCGCGCTGGAGCAGAAGCAAGTCGCCACCACCGATGTCTCCGCCACGGGCATCCGCACTATGATGCGTTCGCAGGCGGATTACGGCATGCTCGCCCGCCGCGCGCAACTCGTCTTCGGTCGCGTCCGCGATGCCGATGCTGATAAGACGAAACTCATCGCCGCTAAGCGCAAGATGATTCTTGATTCTAAAAAGCAACCGGACCTCAAGGCCGGTCACGAGATCGCCCAGCGTACCTGCTTCACCTGCCACAAGCTCTACGGTGAAGGCGCGGATGTCGGCCCTGACCTCACTGGTGTCGGTCGATCCAGCTTGAACGCCCTGCTCGCGAACATCATTGATCCGAACCAGATCATCGGTGCGGGATATGAGAACGTGGAGATCGAGACGAAGGACGACCGCATCGTCGCTGGACGCATCATCGAGAACAACGATGCCCGCGTGAAGATCCTCTCCGCCGGACCGAAGGAAGACATCGTCGCCAAGTCCGACATCAAGACCATGCGCGTGAGCGAACTCTCCGTGATGCCTGAAGGCTTGGAACAGATGTCCGATGAAGACTTCCGCAACATGATCGCCTACCTGCTAAATCCGCCGCAGGAAAAGAAACCGTTCACCTGGCTGGAAGAAGACGCCTTGCCCGAAGGCAAACCGGCCGAGAAGAAAACCGAAGCCGCGCCGCAGCCGAAAGGTAAACCCGTCTCCGAGATCAAATACAAGGAAGTGGACTGGGAATCCGTCTCCCACTGGAATCCCGAATGGCGCGTGGAAGCCCCAGATTTTGAGGCCACGCCGAATCGCCTGACCGATTACGCGGGCAAGCAGAATGTGCTCATCACGCATCCTTACACCAAAGAGAAAGGCGCCGCCCTCGTCCGCAAGTTCGCCGTGCCCGCCGGTCAAAAGACCCGCCTGCTCTTCGACGTGTTAGCGCATGAGAAAGGTGATTGGGATCTCGTCGTGCTCGCCAACGGCAAAGAATTGGAGAAGCGCCTCATCAAAGGTTCCAAAGACCAATGGCAGGCCATCGACATCAACCTCACTCCGCTCGCCGGCCAAACGGTTGAACTGCGTCTCGAAAACCGCGCGAATAATTGGGCTTGGGAATTTGGTTTCTGGACCAGCCCGAAGATTGAGAGTGCCCCGCTGACAGCGGCAACGCGCTAA